Proteins encoded by one window of Superficieibacter sp. HKU1:
- a CDS encoding SDR family oxidoreductase, translating into MQKQALIVGISGVIGRALAEKLQSEGWQVTGLSRGRGAIPQGCRSLTADLTDASALREVLSAEKPDAVFFSVWSRQENEKENIRVNGGMVRNVIEALGDRLKGAHVALVTGLKHYLGPFDAYGKGDVPVTPFREEQGRQPVDNFYYAQEDEVFAGAEKYGYTWSVHRPHTIIGYAIGNAMNMGQTLAVYATLCREKGWPFIFPGSPEQWNGLVDMTDAGLLAEQLLWAATSDAAANQDFNTVNGDVFRWNWLWPQLAAYFGIEAADYPAQMMPLDERMQEAAEMWREIAARYQLREADITKLASWWHTDADLGRPMEAFTDMSKSRKAGFTGYRSTVDSFIQLFDKLKEEKVIPG; encoded by the coding sequence ATGCAAAAGCAGGCGCTTATTGTGGGCATTAGCGGAGTGATTGGCCGTGCGCTGGCCGAGAAATTACAGAGCGAAGGCTGGCAGGTTACGGGGCTATCGCGTGGTCGCGGTGCGATCCCCCAGGGTTGCCGCAGCCTGACCGCAGATCTCACGGATGCCAGTGCGCTTCGTGAGGTACTGTCGGCAGAAAAACCGGATGCCGTATTCTTCAGCGTCTGGTCACGGCAGGAAAATGAGAAGGAGAATATTCGCGTCAACGGTGGGATGGTGCGTAATGTTATTGAGGCGCTGGGCGATCGGCTAAAGGGGGCGCATGTGGCGCTGGTGACCGGCCTGAAGCATTATCTCGGTCCCTTCGACGCTTACGGCAAAGGGGATGTGCCGGTAACGCCATTTCGTGAAGAGCAGGGCCGCCAACCCGTCGATAACTTCTACTATGCCCAGGAAGATGAAGTTTTTGCCGGGGCGGAAAAATACGGCTACACATGGAGCGTACATCGCCCGCACACCATCATTGGTTATGCCATTGGCAACGCGATGAACATGGGGCAGACGCTGGCGGTCTACGCCACGCTGTGCCGTGAAAAAGGCTGGCCCTTTATCTTCCCCGGTTCCCCGGAGCAGTGGAACGGTCTGGTCGATATGACGGATGCGGGCCTGCTGGCGGAGCAGTTGCTGTGGGCGGCAACATCAGACGCAGCGGCTAATCAGGATTTCAATACGGTTAACGGTGACGTGTTCCGCTGGAACTGGTTATGGCCGCAACTGGCCGCGTACTTTGGTATTGAAGCCGCAGACTATCCGGCGCAGATGATGCCGCTGGACGAGCGCATGCAGGAAGCGGCTGAGATGTGGCGCGAGATAGCGGCGCGTTATCAACTACGCGAGGCGGATATCACTAAGCTGGCGTCCTGGTGGCACACCGACGCGGATTTAGGCCGTCCTATGGAAGCGTTCACGGATATGAGCAAGAGCCGCAAGGCGGGATTTACGGGCTATCGGTCGACGGTCGATTCGTTTATTCAGCTGTTTGATAAGCTGAAAGAAGAGAAGGTGATCCCGGGATAA
- a CDS encoding substrate-binding domain-containing protein encodes MKNNRMTLQDIATLAGLNKMTVSRYLRDPNQVSQRSRELISKIMEENNYIPNRAPEILLNARSKTIGVLIPSFRNQIFADVLAGIESVTSAHQYQTLIANYEYDSEREEREVLNLLSYNIDALILTGKKHTDRMVQYVRSSGIPVAELMDITEHCLDIQVGIDNEKAASEMTQAFLEAGKRSVAFLGSMDDPRDVSRFRGVERTLSQQGLKPYHVVPNAISSIALGRQLFLKTQQDRPDINAIFCTNDDLAVGVLLECEAQQISVPEQVAIAGFHGLEMGRARLQKMASVITPRYEMGSVATEILIKRLAGKETRNTVNLGYQIYYGDTL; translated from the coding sequence ATGAAAAACAACCGGATGACGCTACAGGATATCGCTACGCTGGCCGGGCTCAACAAGATGACGGTCAGCCGTTATCTACGCGATCCTAATCAGGTCTCGCAGCGAAGCCGTGAGCTGATTTCGAAAATCATGGAAGAAAATAACTATATCCCCAATCGCGCGCCGGAAATCCTCCTGAATGCGCGTAGCAAAACGATTGGTGTGCTGATCCCCTCGTTCCGTAACCAGATCTTTGCTGATGTGCTGGCCGGGATCGAGTCGGTAACATCTGCACACCAGTACCAGACGCTGATCGCCAACTATGAGTACGATAGTGAACGTGAAGAGCGCGAAGTACTGAATTTACTTTCCTACAATATTGACGCTCTGATCCTGACCGGAAAAAAACACACTGATCGAATGGTACAATATGTCCGTTCCAGCGGTATTCCTGTGGCTGAGCTGATGGACATTACCGAACATTGTCTGGATATTCAGGTGGGTATCGATAATGAAAAAGCGGCCTCGGAGATGACGCAGGCGTTCCTTGAGGCTGGAAAACGCTCGGTGGCCTTTCTGGGATCGATGGACGATCCGCGTGACGTCAGCCGTTTTCGCGGAGTTGAGCGGACGCTGAGCCAGCAAGGATTAAAACCGTACCACGTTGTTCCGAACGCAATTTCATCCATCGCGCTCGGGCGGCAGTTATTCTTAAAAACCCAACAGGACAGGCCGGATATTAATGCCATTTTCTGCACTAACGACGATCTGGCGGTTGGCGTGCTTCTGGAATGCGAGGCGCAACAAATTAGCGTGCCTGAACAGGTCGCTATTGCCGGTTTTCACGGTCTGGAAATGGGGCGCGCCCGGCTGCAAAAAATGGCCAGCGTCATCACGCCACGCTATGAAATGGGCAGCGTGGCGACGGAAATTTTAATTAAACGCCTGGCAGGGAAAGAAACGCGTAACACTGTAAACCTGGGATACCAAATCTATTACGGTGATACGCTGTGA
- a CDS encoding transcriptional regulator, whose amino-acid sequence MQREDVLGEALKLLEIRGIASTTLEMVAERLDYPLEELQRFWPDQEALLYDVLRYLSQQVDAWRRQLMHNDELTTEQKLLARYGALTECVSNHRYPGCLFIAACTFYPDPGHPIHQLADQQKQAAHDFSHELLTQLEVDDPAMVAKQMELILEGCLSRMLVNRSQTDVDTAQRLAEDVLRFAQCRQGGALT is encoded by the coding sequence GTGCAACGTGAAGACGTCCTGGGAGAAGCCCTTAAATTACTTGAGATAAGAGGGATAGCCAGCACCACGCTTGAGATGGTTGCCGAGCGCCTTGATTATCCACTGGAAGAGTTACAGCGTTTCTGGCCTGACCAGGAAGCATTGCTCTACGACGTATTACGCTATCTCAGCCAGCAGGTCGACGCCTGGCGCAGGCAGCTTATGCATAATGATGAGCTGACCACCGAACAAAAACTGCTGGCCCGTTACGGCGCGCTGACCGAATGCGTGAGCAATCATCGCTATCCAGGCTGCCTGTTTATCGCCGCCTGTACCTTTTACCCGGATCCGGGCCACCCGATTCACCAGCTGGCCGATCAGCAAAAGCAGGCGGCGCATGACTTCAGCCACGAGCTATTAACGCAACTGGAAGTGGACGATCCGGCGATGGTGGCGAAGCAAATGGAACTGATCCTCGAAGGCTGCCTGAGCCGTATGCTGGTGAATCGCAGCCAGACCGATGTCGACACCGCTCAGCGTCTGGCAGAAGATGTGCTGCGTTTTGCCCAGTGTCGTCAGGGTGGTGCGCTGACATAA
- the murF gene encoding UDP-N-acetylmuramoyl-tripeptide--D-alanyl-D-alanine ligase encodes MGEHDISGNAESVSAFWTANDVVLATSGTWVRHPPADWAATGVSIFAPAILPGNMAIVRSATDNCGMLASVVARMATPPSCIITTDPQSIKMEHIPLLQVADGTEALLAMGRYARNKMSGNVIGVTGSAGKTTTVAMLAAALSAWGPVGQSRLTANLPRGVAWNLASIPWDTPNVVIEMAIGRMGVSSRMARPKVAIFTNIQPAHLGEKHTLRDVALTKSAIFQGMTAGDIAILNRDMAEWETVLEKALSRKLRVLTYGYHPESDSRLLHYNAAGNQVAAQINGQTLNYSLSAAGQHMAINSLAALTAVAALNYPLEPAIEKIISFMPLAGRGREVTAEVSGCVFTIIDDAYNANPGSMQAALENLSEKPLAGRRIAILDEMADLGTDAVSYHTGLAEKVNRSNIDRVYLIGEHYAECWQALDENKKGRFFSTVDEIKAELLTLIQPGDTVLFKGSHSANTHQLVEWMMARNEKR; translated from the coding sequence GTGGGCGAACACGATATATCGGGTAATGCAGAGAGCGTTTCTGCGTTCTGGACAGCCAATGATGTTGTACTGGCGACCTCAGGTACCTGGGTACGTCATCCCCCCGCAGACTGGGCAGCAACCGGAGTTTCAATTTTTGCGCCCGCCATCCTGCCTGGTAATATGGCTATAGTCCGTTCAGCGACGGATAATTGCGGCATGCTGGCAAGCGTGGTTGCCAGAATGGCCACGCCGCCATCCTGCATTATCACTACCGATCCTCAGTCGATTAAAATGGAGCATATTCCGCTTCTTCAGGTCGCTGACGGTACGGAAGCCCTGCTGGCGATGGGCCGCTATGCGCGTAACAAGATGAGCGGCAATGTGATTGGCGTTACCGGTAGCGCGGGCAAAACGACCACGGTGGCTATGCTGGCCGCCGCGCTGTCAGCATGGGGGCCGGTGGGGCAAAGTCGGCTTACGGCTAACCTCCCACGCGGCGTGGCCTGGAACCTGGCGTCTATTCCGTGGGATACGCCAAATGTGGTCATCGAGATGGCCATTGGCCGCATGGGCGTCAGCTCGCGCATGGCGCGGCCAAAAGTAGCGATCTTCACGAATATTCAGCCAGCGCATCTTGGAGAAAAACACACGTTGCGGGATGTGGCCTTAACCAAGAGCGCCATATTCCAGGGCATGACGGCAGGTGATATCGCCATTCTGAACCGCGATATGGCGGAGTGGGAAACGGTCCTTGAGAAGGCATTAAGCCGCAAGCTTAGGGTGCTAACCTACGGCTATCATCCTGAGAGCGACAGCCGGTTACTTCATTATAATGCTGCGGGAAATCAGGTGGCGGCACAGATTAACGGACAAACGTTAAACTATTCATTGTCGGCAGCCGGACAGCATATGGCTATAAATAGCCTTGCAGCGCTCACCGCCGTCGCGGCACTGAATTATCCTCTGGAACCCGCGATTGAAAAAATAATCTCTTTTATGCCGCTGGCCGGACGGGGAAGGGAAGTTACAGCTGAAGTTAGCGGTTGTGTTTTCACCATAATTGATGATGCCTATAATGCCAATCCCGGTTCAATGCAGGCCGCGCTGGAGAACCTGAGTGAAAAGCCGCTGGCAGGCCGCAGGATAGCGATACTGGATGAGATGGCGGATTTGGGCACGGACGCAGTGAGTTATCATACCGGGCTTGCGGAGAAGGTTAATCGCAGTAATATCGATCGTGTTTATCTTATCGGCGAACATTACGCGGAATGCTGGCAGGCGCTGGATGAAAATAAAAAAGGACGCTTTTTTTCGACTGTCGATGAAATAAAAGCGGAGTTATTAACTCTGATCCAGCCGGGTGATACCGTATTGTTTAAAGGTTCGCACAGCGCGAATACGCATCAATTAGTGGAATGGATGATGGCGAGAAATGAGAAACGCTGA
- a CDS encoding MFS transporter, which yields MNAFAKLPARRWWYLMPIIFITYSLAYLDRANYGFAAAAGIENDLGITKGTASLIGALFFLGYFFFQVPGALYAVKRSVRKMIFCSLILWGICAAATGFVSNIPMLMAIRFILGVVEAAVMPAMLIYISNWFTKTERSRANTFLILGNPVTVLWMSIVSGYLIQAWGWREMFIIEGIPAVLWAFCWWVLVRDKPSEVSWMNGKEKEALQQAMDREQSNIKPVRNYGEAMRSRNVVMLCAVHALWSIGVYGFMMWMPSILKSAAQMDIVSVGWLAAVPYLAAICLMLTVSWLSDKFQNRKLFIWPLLLIASVAFFCSWMLGSNAFWLSYALLVVAAACMYAPYGPFFALIPELLPRNVAGVSMGLINSFGALGAFLGAWLVGYLNGLTGGPGVSYTFMAIALLASVVLMYYVRANHASSAPTLRADNALS from the coding sequence ATGAACGCTTTTGCTAAATTGCCAGCCCGGCGCTGGTGGTATTTAATGCCGATTATTTTTATTACATATAGTCTGGCTTATCTCGACCGCGCCAATTATGGATTTGCGGCAGCGGCCGGGATTGAAAACGATCTGGGGATCACCAAAGGCACCGCATCGTTAATAGGCGCGCTATTCTTCCTTGGTTATTTCTTTTTTCAGGTGCCGGGTGCGCTGTACGCCGTCAAACGTAGCGTAAGGAAAATGATTTTTTGCAGCCTGATATTATGGGGGATTTGCGCGGCGGCAACGGGCTTTGTCAGCAATATTCCCATGCTGATGGCCATCCGTTTTATCCTCGGCGTGGTGGAAGCGGCGGTGATGCCAGCGATGCTGATTTATATCAGCAACTGGTTTACGAAAACGGAACGTTCACGTGCGAATACTTTCCTGATTCTGGGCAATCCCGTCACCGTGCTGTGGATGTCAATTGTTTCCGGCTATCTGATCCAGGCATGGGGATGGCGCGAGATGTTTATTATCGAAGGGATCCCGGCGGTGCTGTGGGCATTTTGCTGGTGGGTACTGGTGCGTGATAAACCGTCTGAAGTCAGCTGGATGAATGGGAAGGAAAAAGAGGCGCTTCAGCAGGCGATGGATCGCGAACAATCCAACATCAAGCCGGTACGTAACTACGGCGAGGCGATGCGCTCACGCAATGTGGTAATGCTCTGCGCCGTCCATGCATTGTGGAGTATTGGCGTCTATGGCTTCATGATGTGGATGCCCTCCATCCTAAAATCAGCGGCGCAAATGGATATTGTCTCTGTCGGCTGGCTGGCGGCGGTGCCTTACCTGGCGGCGATATGCCTGATGCTCACGGTGTCATGGCTTTCTGATAAGTTCCAGAACCGTAAACTGTTTATCTGGCCTTTGTTGCTCATTGCCTCAGTAGCGTTCTTCTGTTCGTGGATGCTGGGAAGCAATGCCTTCTGGCTCTCCTATGCCCTGCTGGTGGTTGCCGCGGCCTGTATGTACGCGCCTTACGGACCGTTCTTCGCATTAATACCGGAGTTGCTGCCGCGTAATGTGGCAGGCGTATCAATGGGATTGATCAACAGCTTTGGCGCGTTAGGCGCTTTCCTTGGCGCATGGCTGGTTGGCTATCTGAACGGCCTCACCGGCGGACCGGGCGTGTCATATACCTTTATGGCGATTGCGCTGCTGGCATCCGTGGTATTGATGTACTACGTCCGGGCCAACCACGCGTCTTCAGCCCCGACATTACGTGCAGATAATGCGCTTAGCTAA
- the idnO gene encoding gluconate 5-dehydrogenase, with protein MKNIFSLAGKRALITGSAQGIGHLLALGMAEHGASLVINDITQERASQAAEKLRSRGHDAVGYGFDVTNGQQVEAAIAQIEQEIGPIDILVNNAGIQRRYPLTEFPEAEWDRVIDVNQKSVFLVSQQVAKYMMARREGKIINICSMQSELGRKTITPYAASKGAVKMLTRGMCVELAEYNIQVNGIAPGYFATEMTETLVNDEAFSSWLYQRTPAARWGKPEELIGAAVYLAAPASNFVNGHILFVDGGMLAAV; from the coding sequence ATGAAAAATATCTTTAGTCTGGCAGGGAAACGGGCGCTGATTACCGGTTCTGCGCAAGGTATAGGGCATCTGCTGGCGTTGGGTATGGCCGAGCATGGAGCAAGCCTGGTCATTAATGACATTACTCAGGAACGTGCCAGCCAGGCGGCAGAAAAGCTACGCTCGCGGGGCCATGACGCCGTGGGGTATGGTTTTGATGTGACAAATGGCCAGCAGGTGGAAGCGGCGATTGCGCAGATAGAACAGGAAATCGGGCCAATTGATATCCTGGTCAATAATGCCGGGATCCAGCGCCGTTATCCGTTAACCGAATTTCCGGAAGCGGAATGGGATCGGGTAATTGATGTGAACCAGAAATCCGTATTTCTGGTTTCTCAGCAGGTGGCGAAATATATGATGGCGCGCCGTGAAGGAAAAATTATTAATATCTGCTCAATGCAGAGCGAATTAGGTCGCAAAACCATTACGCCCTATGCCGCCTCTAAAGGTGCCGTCAAAATGCTGACCCGCGGCATGTGCGTGGAGCTGGCGGAATATAATATTCAGGTTAATGGTATCGCGCCGGGTTATTTTGCCACGGAGATGACCGAGACGCTGGTGAATGATGAGGCATTTTCCTCGTGGTTATATCAGCGCACGCCTGCTGCGCGCTGGGGTAAACCGGAAGAACTGATTGGGGCAGCGGTCTACCTGGCGGCACCGGCATCAAATTTTGTTAATGGCCATATTCTCTTCGTCGACGGCGGAATGTTAGCTGCAGTGTAA
- a CDS encoding LysR family transcriptional regulator: MRDQRLKDIVPFVVSVESGSFTAAAERLYLTSSAVSKSVARLEDRLGSRLLERTTRTLKLTDAGKAYYQTCLRIMDELAEAEAILKAQRTIPSGRLRLAVPSTYGRLGVMPLLIPFCQQHPDVELSVTFSDRFIDLFDEGIDVAVRIGGPADLPASLGSRQMGRERMVFCATPEYLDRTGRPTSESELLQHRAILYERADGSTKPWLFTTADGHPHWRTVPYCMALGDVDAQVQALCAGLGVAQMPSWLIREPLSRGMLEIILPEQQPDGLPLSVVWPRRKQLLPKVDSLLAALSALEIAC, from the coding sequence ATGCGTGACCAGCGGCTAAAAGATATCGTTCCTTTTGTGGTGAGCGTTGAGAGTGGAAGCTTTACGGCTGCGGCAGAGCGCTTGTATCTCACCAGTTCGGCCGTCAGTAAAAGCGTTGCGCGTCTGGAAGACAGGCTGGGATCGCGCCTGCTGGAGCGGACAACACGGACGTTGAAACTGACCGATGCGGGAAAAGCGTATTACCAGACGTGCCTGCGTATTATGGACGAACTTGCAGAAGCGGAAGCGATCCTGAAAGCCCAGCGCACCATTCCATCAGGAAGGTTGCGGTTAGCCGTTCCCAGCACTTACGGACGTCTGGGGGTGATGCCGTTACTCATTCCTTTTTGCCAGCAGCATCCTGACGTTGAACTCAGCGTGACGTTCTCCGATCGCTTTATCGATCTGTTTGACGAAGGGATTGATGTGGCCGTGCGGATAGGCGGCCCGGCGGATCTGCCTGCGTCGCTGGGTAGCCGACAAATGGGCCGCGAGCGCATGGTCTTTTGCGCGACCCCTGAGTATCTTGATCGTACTGGCCGCCCGACCAGTGAAAGTGAGTTATTGCAGCATCGGGCCATCCTCTATGAGCGTGCCGATGGCAGCACTAAACCGTGGCTGTTTACAACCGCAGATGGTCACCCCCACTGGCGCACGGTTCCGTATTGTATGGCGCTGGGAGACGTGGATGCGCAGGTGCAGGCGCTCTGTGCTGGCCTCGGCGTAGCGCAGATGCCATCGTGGCTGATTCGTGAGCCGCTTTCACGCGGGATGCTGGAAATTATTCTGCCGGAGCAGCAACCCGACGGACTGCCGCTGTCCGTGGTCTGGCCGCGCCGCAAACAATTACTCCCCAAGGTAGATTCGCTGCTGGCGGCGCTGAGCGCATTAGAAATCGCCTGTTAA
- the phoC gene encoding acid phosphatase PhoC, whose amino-acid sequence MKKLLLPLGLSLLSFNVFALSSPGDDATTKPDLYYLKNDQAINSLALLPPPPEAGSIQFLNDQAMYEKGRLLRNTERGKQAAADADLAAGGVANAFSEAFGHPITQKDSPEIYKLLTNMIEDAGDLATRGAKEKYMRIRPFAFYGVPTCNTKDQEKLSTNGSYPSGHTSIGWATALVLTEINPPDQDKILKRGYELGQSRVICGYHWQSDVDAARIVGSAIVATLHSNPQFQQQLEKAKQEFSGFAKQ is encoded by the coding sequence ATGAAAAAATTATTATTACCACTGGGACTTTCGTTATTATCTTTTAACGTTTTCGCATTATCCTCACCGGGCGACGATGCTACCACCAAACCTGACTTATATTATCTGAAAAACGATCAGGCGATTAATAGCCTGGCACTTTTACCGCCGCCGCCGGAAGCGGGCAGTATTCAGTTTCTGAACGATCAGGCGATGTATGAAAAAGGCCGTCTGCTGCGTAATACCGAGCGCGGAAAGCAGGCAGCGGCGGATGCCGATCTTGCTGCTGGCGGCGTTGCTAACGCGTTTTCGGAAGCGTTTGGGCATCCTATTACCCAAAAAGACTCACCGGAGATCTATAAGCTATTAACTAATATGATTGAAGATGCGGGCGATTTGGCGACCCGTGGCGCGAAAGAAAAATATATGCGCATCAGACCGTTCGCCTTTTATGGCGTCCCGACCTGTAATACCAAAGATCAGGAAAAATTATCGACGAACGGCTCTTATCCCTCCGGACATACGTCGATTGGCTGGGCAACGGCGCTGGTGCTGACAGAAATTAATCCGCCCGATCAGGACAAGATTTTGAAGCGCGGTTATGAGTTAGGGCAGAGCCGGGTGATCTGCGGTTATCACTGGCAAAGTGATGTTGATGCGGCACGTATTGTCGGTTCCGCGATTGTGGCGACACTTCACTCCAATCCGCAGTTCCAGCAACAGCTTGAGAAAGCAAAGCAGGAGTTTTCGGGTTTCGCAAAACAATAA
- a CDS encoding protein-disulfide reductase DsbD has translation MAQRILTLILLLCGTSAFAGLFDAPGRSNFVPADQAFAFDFQQHQHDLTLNWQVKEGYYLYRQQINVTAAQADVAPLALPSGESHEDEFFGKSEIYRQQLSVPVTIRSAGKGATLTVTYQGCAAAGFCYPPETRVVPVSEVQPLPEERGQSGSMRGSNDADAASSAQATAELPFTALWALLIGIGIAFTPCVLPMYPLISGIVLGGQQRLSTSRALLLAFIYVQGMALTYTALGLVVAAAGLQFQAALQHPYVLIGLSIVFTLLALSMFGLFTLQLPSSLQTRLALMSNRQRGGSPGGVFAMGAIAGLICSPCTTAPLSAILLYIAQSGNLWLGGGTLYLYALGMGLPLIVVTVFGNRMLPKSGPWMEQVKTAFGFIILALPVFLLERIIGDIWGSRLWALLGVAFFGWAFITSLKAQRSWMRLVQIVFLGAALICARPLQDWAFGAPAATEQAHLNFTRIASVDELDRALASAQGKPVMLDLYADWCVACKEFEKYTFSDPQVRQALSHSVLIQANVTANSAADIALLKRLNVLGLPTILFFDAEGKEHPESRVTGFMDASAFYTHLQNLPR, from the coding sequence ATGGCTCAACGCATCCTTACGCTGATCCTGCTGCTGTGCGGCACATCCGCTTTTGCCGGTCTTTTTGACGCCCCCGGGCGTTCAAACTTCGTTCCGGCCGACCAGGCCTTTGCCTTTGATTTTCAGCAACATCAGCACGATCTCACGCTTAACTGGCAGGTCAAAGAGGGCTATTACCTTTATCGTCAGCAGATTAACGTTACCGCTGCGCAGGCGGACGTGGCACCGCTCGCCCTTCCCTCCGGCGAAAGTCATGAGGATGAGTTTTTTGGTAAAAGTGAGATTTACCGCCAGCAACTCTCTGTTCCGGTAACGATCCGTTCCGCCGGGAAAGGCGCGACGCTGACGGTGACGTACCAGGGCTGCGCCGCTGCGGGATTTTGCTATCCACCGGAGACCAGAGTGGTGCCGGTGAGCGAGGTACAACCTCTCCCTGAGGAGAGAGGACAGTCCGGCAGTATGCGAGGGAGCAATGACGCGGATGCTGCGTCCTCGGCGCAGGCAACCGCAGAACTGCCTTTTACCGCGCTGTGGGCGCTGTTGATCGGTATCGGCATCGCCTTTACCCCCTGCGTTCTGCCAATGTATCCGCTGATCTCCGGTATCGTCCTAGGCGGTCAGCAACGGCTTTCCACCTCCCGCGCCCTGCTGCTGGCCTTTATTTACGTTCAGGGTATGGCGCTCACCTATACCGCGCTCGGCCTGGTCGTCGCGGCAGCGGGACTGCAATTTCAGGCAGCACTTCAGCACCCGTACGTCCTGATCGGCCTGTCGATTGTCTTCACCCTGCTCGCGCTTTCCATGTTCGGCCTGTTTACTCTACAACTCCCCTCCTCGCTCCAGACGCGTCTGGCGCTGATGAGCAACCGTCAGCGGGGAGGCTCTCCCGGCGGCGTATTTGCCATGGGCGCGATTGCCGGACTGATCTGTTCCCCCTGCACCACCGCACCGCTTAGCGCTATTTTGCTCTACATCGCCCAGAGCGGTAACCTGTGGCTCGGCGGCGGCACGCTGTATCTGTACGCGCTGGGCATGGGCCTGCCGCTGATTGTCGTCACCGTCTTTGGCAACCGCATGCTGCCGAAAAGCGGACCGTGGATGGAGCAGGTTAAAACCGCATTTGGTTTTATTATTCTCGCCCTGCCCGTCTTCCTGCTGGAGCGGATCATCGGTGATATCTGGGGATCACGCCTGTGGGCGCTGCTCGGCGTGGCCTTCTTCGGCTGGGCCTTCATTACCAGCCTGAAGGCGCAACGCTCCTGGATGCGCCTGGTACAAATTGTTTTTCTCGGCGCCGCGTTGATCTGTGCTCGCCCGCTACAGGACTGGGCCTTTGGCGCACCCGCCGCGACTGAGCAGGCGCATCTGAACTTTACCCGTATCGCCAGTGTAGATGAACTGGATCGGGCGCTGGCCTCGGCGCAGGGCAAACCGGTGATGCTGGATCTCTACGCCGACTGGTGCGTCGCCTGTAAAGAGTTCGAAAAATACACCTTCAGCGATCCGCAGGTCCGTCAGGCATTAAGTCATAGCGTATTAATACAAGCCAATGTGACGGCCAATAGTGCCGCAGATATCGCCCTGTTAAAACGCCTTAACGTACTGGGATTACCGACAATTTTGTTTTTCGACGCCGAAGGCAAAGAGCATCCTGAAAGCCGGGTAACCGGTTTTATGGACGCGTCGGCCTTTTATACGCATTTGCAGAATCTGCCCCGGTAA